A section of the Phosphitispora fastidiosa genome encodes:
- the rpsC gene encoding 30S ribosomal protein S3, with amino-acid sequence MGQKVHPKGLRIGIIKDWDAKWFAEKDYATLLIEDIRLRKYIKKRLFIAGISRIEIERAASRVKITIHTAKPGIVIGRGGTEVESLRKQLEKMTGKNINVNIVEVKVPELDAQLVSEGVAAQLVKRVSFRRAMKQAVSRTMRMGALGIKISCSGRLNGAEMARTEWYNEGKVPLHTLRADIDYGFAEADTTYGKIGVKVWIYKGEILPEAKKGTVAKEGGE; translated from the coding sequence GTGGGTCAAAAGGTACACCCAAAGGGTTTGCGTATCGGAATTATAAAAGACTGGGATGCCAAGTGGTTTGCTGAAAAAGATTATGCCACTTTGCTAATCGAAGATATCCGATTAAGAAAATATATCAAAAAAAGGCTGTTTATTGCCGGTATCTCCAGAATTGAAATAGAAAGAGCGGCTAGCCGGGTGAAAATCACCATTCATACAGCCAAACCGGGGATAGTTATCGGCCGGGGCGGTACTGAAGTGGAATCACTAAGGAAACAGCTGGAAAAAATGACCGGCAAAAATATTAATGTTAATATTGTCGAAGTAAAAGTTCCTGAGCTTGATGCCCAACTGGTTTCAGAGGGTGTTGCTGCTCAGTTGGTTAAAAGGGTTTCCTTCCGCCGGGCCATGAAGCAGGCAGTTTCCCGGACCATGAGGATGGGTGCGCTGGGAATCAAGATTTCCTGCAGCGGTCGTTTAAATGGCGCTGAGATGGCCAGAACTGAGTGGTACAACGAAGGGAAAGTGCCCTTGCATACACTTAGGGCAGATATTGACTATGGTTTTGCCGAAGCTGATACAACCTACGGAAAAATTGGGGTAAAAGTGTGGATATATAAGGGAGAGATTCTTCCGGAGGCAAAGAAAGGCACTGTTGCTAAGGAAGGAGGAGAATAA